CGACCAGTTCCTTCAAAAAATAGCTTTGGATTTTTAAAGCTATTCCAATAATCCTTCCAATGAATGGACTCCTGCAGGGAAATTTCCTTCAGCTCGGGAACAGCCCATTTTCTCGATTCAGGTATTGTGCAATCTAGTCCTGGCAACTGATGGTTCATGTGTTCTACGCACTGTTGTATAGCCTTGTGCACCAAAGTTTGTCCCGTTTTTTCCAGCTGGAGTGTGGTTGCCAGTAATTCCTGAGACAGCTCCAGTTCGATTAAACGCATCAGCTCACGACCACAAGATGCAAAAGCCGAACGAAGATCACCTACTCCTTCACGCAGAACAGATGGATGAAACGCCTCTGCCATAAATTCTCCAGTCCGATAGGACAGCCTTTGACGTACATGATACAGCAGTTCATCGGTCTCGCCCGATAACACAGATGCACCGTTGCTATCAGTCAGGCCTAGGAGCGTATGCTCCAATTCCCCACGGATGCGAGTTAATCGCTCTAATCGTATCTCCCGTTCTTCCACGCTATAGCGGGCATCGGCTGCATGTTGCTCTATGCGGTTCCGCAGCCGGGCCAGTTCCTGCATAGCCGAAGCGATGGACAAACCTGCCAGCTCTTCGGCTGCAAATGCCGAGAAATCATCTTCAAATGCATCAAAACGTGAAGCTGAACGCAGCGAAGCCTCTCCCTGTTCGGTAGCTTCCAACGCCAGCATACTGGAAAGCGGATAAATACGTGGTTTTCGGATTCCATTCGCCTGTAGTTGTTCCTGTACATGCCGGGTAACAGAATGCAGTTCTTCTTCAGAAGAAGCCAGATCTGATGCATTAACAATAAAAAACGTCTGATCCAGTGCCATGGTCTCTTTAACTCGACCTAGTTGATTCAGGAACTGCCGGTCGCCTTGCGTAAACGCATGGTTATAATAGGTGACAAATACAAGAGCATCCGCATGCTTCATATAGTTGAAGGTCACGCCTGTGTGCCGTGCATTCACAGAATCCGCTCCTGGCGTATCCACTAGCACGATGCCCTGACGGGTCAGAGCACAATCATAATAAAGGTCAATATGCTCCACAAAGCATGATTTGTGCTCAGACGCGACAAAATCCCGATACTGCTCTAAATTCACCTGAAGCTGTTGTCCCAGCAAGCTTTCAGCTTCTTCCCATCCGGCTGCGGCAGCCTTTAAAAAACTATAATGAGGCCTGCCCGCAGGATGGATGCCTTCCGGAGATAAAGCATGAACGGCTTCTTGCCAGCCCGCTGCCCCTGGCTCTCCCAATCCTAATAACCGAAATGAGTATTTAAGATCTTCCCGCAACGCGTCCACTGATTTCATATGGACGTCAGCCGTGGCATGGCGCTCAGCACTTGCAGGCGCCATTATGCGGTTAATCGCCGCTGTCGTCGGATGCGGCGATACGGGCAACACAGCTTCACCCAACAAAGCGTTGGCAAAGCTGGATTTCCCAGCGCTGAACGCTCCGAACAGCGCCAGCGTAAACTGCCCGCCCTCCAGCGCAGCGGCGCGGGCATGTAAATCCCGTACCGCCGCTTGCATGGCAGGGTACGGACTTACGAGGGCAGCGGCAGCCTTCAATTGGGCCGCTGCTGCATCCAACCGCGTGCGGCGGCCTCCAGCGGCAGGCTGTGCTGCCGCCGTCCCTGCTAGCGGCTGTGCCGATGCGTTGCGCGGGCCAGCGATGCCTGGGCGCGCAACGCCCGTTGGCGCCGCAGCAGCGGCGGTATCGGACGCCGATGCAGGCGCGTCCGCACAGGGCAACCCGCTTGGCGCGGGAGCCTGCGGCAGCAAGCTGCGCAACAGGTTGGCGTACGAAGCCGAGGCCTGCACGCGAGTGCTGTAGCGGCTCGCCGCCTCCGCCTGTGCCAACAGCGCAGTGTGCTTCTCTGCGAGAGCCGCGCGGCGGGCTTTGGCTCGCACTGCTAGCTGGGCCAGCAGGCGGTCTAGCAGCGTCAGCGCCTTGCGGCGGCAATCGGCGGTCACAGCAGCGCGTAGGTCCTTGCAATAGTTTAACGTATACTCTGGCGACAACGCATTTTCCTTCACCGTCTGCTCTACCAGTTGCCGGTCTATCACAGGACGGATGCCATCCAGCTCCTGCTCCATCGCAGAGGTCCACAACCCCTGACCGTCACCCCAAGACCGCAGAAGCTCCCGTACATGAGGAAGCAATTGTCCCTCCACCTGATCAGTCAGCATTCCTGTCAGCCGTTCCAAACGGCTTTCCTTTTCTCGCTCAGTCTTTCCTCCTGCAAACCATAGTCCTGTTTTGAAGCCCGGCTTGCGGCTCTCTAAGTATTCGCCTGCGGCTTCACGTAGCTCCGCTGGCGTCAAATGTGCGTGTTCCAGTAGATGATCCAGCTCTTGACGCAGCCGTTTACGCTCCTGCTCCGGGAGCATCTTCCAGTGTTCGTCTTCTTGCTGCAAGGTTTTCTGCTCTATATCCAGCCGCAAAATGGCTTCTTCCCCACCCGCTTCTTTTAGCAGTGTGTTCAGTTCCTCTTCTTCAGCTGACTGCACAGTCTCTACATGTTGCTCTACCAAATGATGCATAGAGGACACTAAACTGTATGCCAAAAGCTCTGTTTTTCGCTCCAGCAATTTCGGAATCAGGTGCGTCAACTGTTTCCACTGGTTCCATGGATGATTCTGCTCCTTCAAGGAAGTAAAAAGGATGTCCGTATAATGAACTTGCCAGGCGTGAAAGCTAGTCTCCACCTCATTACGATAACGTGTAAATGAAAGCTCCCGCTCCCGGTGTTTATCGATTTGATTGATGATCAAATATAACGGCTTGCCCCAATCCGATAAACTTTTGGCAAAAGACAAATTATTTTCAGATTGGACATGGTTGTAATCCATTACATAAAAAACAATATCTGCCCAATGTAAAGCAGAATGTGTCGCCAGCGCATGTC
The Paenibacillus peoriae DNA segment above includes these coding regions:
- a CDS encoding dynamin family protein; the protein is MMQTITGDAGKWLDTIEQIQNTLRKAGDEAGAKAVGDLLEKAYAQELTIAFCGHFSAGKSSLINSLCGKTVLPSGPVPTSANVVSIRYGRPRALIHPAQTAENPEPESMEASLSELAEYCKNGGAYESVQVWEDVPILSNGGVLLDTPGVDSTDHGHALATHSALHWADIVFYVMDYNHVQSENNLSFAKSLSDWGKPLYLIINQIDKHRERELSFTRYRNEVETSFHAWQVHYTDILFTSLKEQNHPWNQWKQLTHLIPKLLERKTELLAYSLVSSMHHLVEQHVETVQSAEEEELNTLLKEAGGEEAILRLDIEQKTLQQEDEHWKMLPEQERKRLRQELDHLLEHAHLTPAELREAAGEYLESRKPGFKTGLWFAGGKTEREKESRLERLTGMLTDQVEGQLLPHVRELLRSWGDGQGLWTSAMEQELDGIRPVIDRQLVEQTVKENALSPEYTLNYCKDLRAAVTADCRRKALTLLDRLLAQLAVRAKARRAALAEKHTALLAQAEAASRYSTRVQASASYANLLRSLLPQAPAPSGLPCADAPASASDTAAAAAPTGVARPGIAGPRNASAQPLAGTAAAQPAAGGRRTRLDAAAAQLKAAAALVSPYPAMQAAVRDLHARAAALEGGQFTLALFGAFSAGKSSFANALLGEAVLPVSPHPTTAAINRIMAPASAERHATADVHMKSVDALREDLKYSFRLLGLGEPGAAGWQEAVHALSPEGIHPAGRPHYSFLKAAAAGWEEAESLLGQQLQVNLEQYRDFVASEHKSCFVEHIDLYYDCALTRQGIVLVDTPGADSVNARHTGVTFNYMKHADALVFVTYYNHAFTQGDRQFLNQLGRVKETMALDQTFFIVNASDLASSEEELHSVTRHVQEQLQANGIRKPRIYPLSSMLALEATEQGEASLRSASRFDAFEDDFSAFAAEELAGLSIASAMQELARLRNRIEQHAADARYSVEEREIRLERLTRIRGELEHTLLGLTDSNGASVLSGETDELLYHVRQRLSYRTGEFMAEAFHPSVLREGVGDLRSAFASCGRELMRLIELELSQELLATTLQLEKTGQTLVHKAIQQCVEHMNHQLPGLDCTIPESRKWAVPELKEISLQESIHWKDYWNSFKNPKLFFEGTGRANLQTKLEPILRERIGEAVDQQRERMSAFYVTLMQEEQLWQKAQLREQMLETTRGMEHALMGGEQPQVWEELAGKIAALE